Proteins encoded within one genomic window of Microbacterium sp. zg-B185:
- a CDS encoding glycosyltransferase family 2 protein produces the protein MLRETAATAAPAVWEDYAETHALSGRALRVLARATPAQPRPLLRVRAPRLTPRERPLVSVVIPCYNYAGYLPDAVGSAVAQQAVDVEVIIVDDVSTDDSVHVARRLAATHPNVRVLVRPENGGHVRAFNAGCEVASGDYVVKLDADDLLAAGALARATALFEAHPRVGLVYGHPRHFAGAHPPATRLHEVGWTIWSGRDWLAERCRLGVSAITNPEMVLRSAVLAEVGPMNPALPYAPDMEIAMRVAAVSDVGWVGGADQALHREHDASMSANDGSGTLVDLVARAGAFASVFERVGARIPQAASLRDRARRALAEDALRFASAAVDRGHPRAEYAALLDFAADVWPPSSEWARFRRIQRGARAARPAALARRAARRIRQRLYYARWVVSGV, from the coding sequence ATGCTTCGTGAGACCGCCGCGACCGCGGCCCCGGCGGTGTGGGAGGACTACGCCGAGACGCACGCGCTGTCCGGGCGTGCGCTGCGCGTGCTGGCGCGCGCGACCCCGGCCCAGCCGAGACCGCTCCTGCGGGTGCGCGCACCCCGGCTCACCCCGCGGGAGCGGCCGCTGGTCTCGGTCGTGATCCCGTGCTACAACTACGCCGGGTATCTGCCGGATGCCGTCGGCAGCGCGGTCGCGCAGCAGGCGGTCGATGTCGAGGTGATCATCGTCGACGACGTCTCCACCGACGACAGCGTCCACGTCGCCCGCCGTCTCGCGGCGACGCACCCGAACGTGCGGGTCCTGGTCCGGCCGGAGAACGGCGGGCATGTCCGCGCCTTCAACGCCGGCTGCGAGGTCGCGTCCGGCGACTACGTCGTGAAGCTGGATGCCGATGACCTGCTCGCCGCCGGGGCCCTGGCCCGTGCCACCGCCCTGTTCGAGGCGCATCCCCGCGTCGGTCTGGTCTACGGCCACCCGCGGCACTTCGCCGGCGCGCACCCGCCTGCCACGCGCCTGCACGAGGTGGGGTGGACGATCTGGTCGGGCCGGGACTGGCTGGCCGAGCGCTGCCGGCTCGGGGTGAGTGCGATCACCAACCCGGAGATGGTCCTGCGCTCCGCGGTGCTGGCGGAGGTGGGTCCGATGAACCCGGCGCTGCCGTACGCGCCGGACATGGAGATCGCGATGCGCGTCGCGGCGGTCAGCGACGTCGGATGGGTCGGCGGCGCCGACCAGGCGCTGCACCGGGAGCACGACGCGAGCATGAGCGCGAACGACGGTTCCGGCACGCTGGTGGACCTGGTCGCCCGGGCGGGCGCCTTCGCCAGCGTGTTCGAGCGGGTCGGGGCGCGCATCCCGCAGGCGGCGAGCCTCCGGGACCGGGCCCGCCGCGCTCTGGCCGAGGATGCGCTGCGGTTCGCGTCGGCGGCGGTGGACCGCGGTCACCCGCGCGCCGAGTACGCGGCGCTCCTGGATTTCGCCGCCGACGTGTGGCCGCCCTCGAGCGAGTGGGCACGCTTCCGGCGCATCCAGCGCGGAGCCCGGGCGGCGCGCCCCGCGGCCCTGGCCCGCCGCGCAGCCCGCCGCATCCGTCAGCGGCTGTACTACGCCCGCTGGGTGGTGTCCGGTGTGTGA
- a CDS encoding glycosyltransferase family 1 protein: MRRVTAVLARAGRARDVGVRGVAQRIAWRVYRATGAADLFFQIADEDILGSVPEDLAVPATRPHRGRPLTIGWVSTAPAPGSGGHTTLFRMVEALEARGHRCVLYFYDRHGLDAAALDAVVREHWPTVRAEVRDVRAGIRALDAVVASGWESAHLIVAYGQTPMRRLYFIQDYEPHFYGHGAEYEFAAMTYRLPFRLIALGEMLEGMIRQHTGLATDVVPFGCDSAAYRPPTPQPHRRGVVFYSRPDYARRGYQLARVALTRFHRLHPDQPIHVYGAPPRGLQVPHSFHGRLTTGELNELYGRTVTGLAMSFTNITLVAEEMLAAGNIPVVNDMPLAHLVLPNPHVRWAEPTADGLAAALSAAVTAADIDANAAAAAASVIGRSWQPTRDAVTRIIEDEVYGQ, encoded by the coding sequence ATGCGCAGGGTGACCGCGGTGCTCGCCCGAGCGGGCCGCGCCCGCGACGTCGGTGTCCGCGGCGTCGCGCAGCGGATCGCGTGGCGCGTCTACCGGGCCACCGGCGCGGCGGACCTGTTCTTCCAGATCGCGGACGAGGACATCCTGGGCAGCGTCCCCGAGGACCTGGCGGTTCCGGCCACCCGGCCGCACCGCGGGCGGCCGTTGACGATCGGGTGGGTCTCGACGGCACCGGCGCCGGGCTCCGGCGGACACACGACGCTGTTCCGGATGGTGGAGGCGCTGGAAGCCCGCGGTCACCGGTGCGTCCTGTACTTCTACGACCGTCACGGTCTGGACGCTGCCGCCCTGGACGCTGTCGTGCGCGAGCACTGGCCGACGGTGCGCGCGGAGGTCCGAGACGTCCGCGCCGGCATCCGCGCCCTGGATGCCGTGGTCGCGTCGGGGTGGGAGTCCGCCCACCTGATCGTCGCGTACGGGCAAACTCCGATGCGCCGGCTGTACTTCATCCAGGACTACGAGCCGCACTTCTACGGGCACGGCGCCGAGTACGAGTTCGCGGCGATGACCTACCGGCTTCCGTTCCGGCTCATCGCGCTGGGCGAGATGCTGGAGGGAATGATCCGCCAGCACACCGGGCTGGCCACGGACGTCGTCCCGTTCGGCTGCGATTCGGCGGCCTACCGGCCGCCGACGCCGCAGCCGCACCGCCGCGGGGTCGTGTTCTACTCCCGCCCCGACTACGCACGTCGCGGCTACCAGCTCGCCCGGGTGGCACTGACCCGGTTCCACCGGCTGCACCCGGACCAGCCGATCCACGTCTACGGGGCGCCGCCTCGGGGGCTGCAGGTGCCGCACTCGTTCCACGGCCGCCTCACCACCGGCGAACTGAACGAGCTGTACGGTCGCACGGTCACAGGGCTGGCGATGTCGTTCACGAACATCACGCTGGTGGCCGAGGAGATGCTCGCCGCCGGCAACATCCCGGTCGTCAACGACATGCCCCTCGCGCACCTCGTGCTGCCCAACCCGCACGTGCGGTGGGCCGAGCCCACCGCCGACGGTCTCGCGGCGGCGCTCAGCGCGGCCGTCACCGCCGCCGACATCGACGCGAACGCCGCCGCCGCTGCCGCGTCGGTGATCGGGCGATCGTGGCAGCCCACCCGTGACGCGGTCACCCGCATCATCGAGGACGAGGTGTACGGACAGTGA
- a CDS encoding acyl-CoA ligase (AMP-forming), exosortase A system-associated produces MTAIRTNVHHLLARAAEASPDAPALTYKGETVTYADTWRAVASVAAHLRELGLVREDRVAVYLEKRIETVVALFAASAAGGVFVPVNHVLKSAQVGHILGDSGARVLVTSADRLGALADVLPHTAVEHLIVVGDVVEPAIDAAVHPWRTAVAQELIEPAVLDIDPAAILYTSGSTGRPKGVVLSHRNLLAGAESVSTYLQNTPDDVILSALPLSFDAGLSQVTTAFSVGAHVVLMNYLVPRDVPKLCARHGVTGITAVPPLWLQIAEVPWPEAAAERLRYFANTGGRMPRATLDRLRDTFPQAAPYLMYGLTEAFRSTYLDPAEVDRRPDSIGKAIPNAEVLVLRPDGTRCGPGEPGELVHRGALVTLGYWNDPVRTAERFRPVHHPDQEWRAPEMAVWSGDTVVADEDGFLYFVGRADDMIKTSGYRVSPTEVEEAAYSTGLVRDAVAVGVPDPALGQRVVLIATPTQPELDIPALTAALRRLLPFYMVPSQIDARIELPRSPNGKFDRALLKAEVPA; encoded by the coding sequence GTGACCGCGATCCGCACGAACGTCCACCACCTGCTCGCGCGGGCCGCCGAGGCGAGCCCGGACGCGCCGGCTCTCACGTACAAGGGCGAGACCGTCACCTACGCCGACACGTGGCGGGCGGTCGCCTCGGTCGCCGCGCATCTGCGCGAACTGGGCCTGGTGCGCGAGGACCGCGTCGCGGTGTACCTGGAGAAGCGGATCGAGACCGTCGTGGCACTGTTCGCGGCATCCGCCGCCGGCGGGGTGTTCGTCCCCGTCAACCACGTGCTCAAATCCGCCCAGGTCGGCCACATTCTGGGCGACAGCGGAGCGCGGGTCCTGGTCACCTCGGCGGATCGTCTCGGTGCGCTCGCCGACGTGCTGCCGCACACCGCGGTCGAGCATCTGATCGTCGTCGGTGACGTCGTCGAGCCCGCGATCGACGCGGCGGTGCACCCCTGGCGCACCGCCGTCGCCCAGGAACTGATCGAGCCGGCTGTCCTCGACATCGACCCCGCCGCGATCCTGTACACCTCGGGCAGCACCGGCAGACCGAAGGGGGTCGTGCTCAGCCACCGCAACCTGCTGGCCGGGGCGGAGAGCGTGAGCACGTACCTTCAGAACACGCCGGACGACGTGATCCTGAGCGCGCTGCCGCTCAGCTTCGACGCCGGGCTGAGCCAGGTCACCACGGCGTTCTCGGTCGGCGCGCACGTCGTCCTGATGAACTACCTCGTCCCGCGCGATGTGCCCAAGCTCTGCGCACGGCATGGCGTGACCGGGATCACCGCGGTTCCCCCGCTCTGGCTGCAGATCGCGGAGGTTCCCTGGCCGGAGGCGGCCGCCGAACGCCTCCGCTACTTCGCCAACACCGGGGGACGGATGCCGCGCGCCACGCTGGACCGGCTCCGCGACACGTTCCCGCAGGCCGCGCCGTACCTGATGTACGGCCTGACCGAGGCGTTCCGCTCCACCTACCTGGATCCGGCCGAAGTGGATCGGCGGCCCGACTCGATCGGCAAGGCCATCCCGAACGCCGAGGTCCTGGTGCTCCGGCCCGACGGCACGCGCTGCGGTCCGGGCGAGCCGGGGGAGCTGGTGCACCGCGGAGCGCTGGTGACCCTGGGCTACTGGAACGACCCGGTGCGCACCGCCGAGCGGTTCCGCCCCGTGCACCATCCCGATCAGGAGTGGCGCGCACCCGAGATGGCGGTGTGGTCGGGGGACACGGTCGTGGCGGACGAGGACGGCTTCCTCTACTTCGTCGGACGCGCCGACGACATGATCAAGACCTCGGGCTACCGGGTCAGCCCGACCGAGGTCGAGGAAGCGGCCTACAGCACCGGTCTCGTCCGGGACGCCGTCGCCGTCGGGGTACCCGATCCGGCGCTGGGACAGCGTGTCGTCCTGATCGCCACGCCCACCCAGCCCGAGCTGGATATCCCGGCCCTGACCGCCGCCCTGCGCCGGCTCCTGCCCTTCTACATGGTCCCCTCGCAGATCGACGCGCGCATCGAACTGCCCCGCTCGCCCAACGGCAAGTTCGACCGCGCCCTCCTGAAGGCCGAGGTGCCCGCATGA